Below is a genomic region from Betaproteobacteria bacterium.
CCGGCCACTCGGCTTCGAGCAGCGAGAACCAGGCGGTGTCGCGATTGCGTCCGCGCGCGATCATGTGTTGGCGAAAAAGCCCTTCGTAGGTGAACCCCAGACGCAGGGCAGCCCGCCGCGACGGCTCGTTGAACGCATTGCACTTCCACTCGTAGCGCCGGTAGCGCAAAACCTCGAACGCGTGCTTGGCCATCAGGTACATGGCCTCGGTCGCGGCGCGCGTGCGCTGCAGCGCCGGCGTATACCAGATGCCACCCACTTCGATGACGCGGTGCTTGGGCTCGATGCGCATGTAGGTCGCGATCCCGAGCGCCTGGTTGCTCGTCTTCTCCACCAGCGCGTAGGTGAACGGGTCCTGCGATCCCTCAGCCGCTCGCAGCCAGGCGTCGAGACTGGCGCGATCCGGCCACGGGCCGACCGAAAGATAAGTCCACATCGTTTCAGTGCCGGGCCCGGTAGCCGCGGCAAACAAATCGTCGCCGTGCGCGGCCGCGTCCACGGGGACCACGTCCACGTAGCGTCCCGGCAGCGGCGTTCTTTGCGGACGTTCCGCCGGCCGGGCATCGACCGGCTCGCCCACGCGTTGCTCGATCATGCGGCTGCCTTCTCCCACGGATTTCAGTGCCTGCCGAGGATCATGTCGGCGGCCTTCTCGGCGACCATGATGACCGGCGCATTGGTGTTGCCCGAG
It encodes:
- a CDS encoding GNAT family N-acetyltransferase, with the protein product MIEQRVGEPVDARPAERPQRTPLPGRYVDVVPVDAAAHGDDLFAAATGPGTETMWTYLSVGPWPDRASLDAWLRAAEGSQDPFTYALVEKTSNQALGIATYMRIEPKHRVIEVGGIWYTPALQRTRAATEAMYLMAKHAFEVLRYRRYEWKCNAFNEPSRRAALRLGFTYEGLFRQHMIARGRNRDTAWFSLLEAEWPARRAAFERWLEPENFDAAGRQRTALAAGGMPPAA